In Rutidosis leptorrhynchoides isolate AG116_Rl617_1_P2 chromosome 2, CSIRO_AGI_Rlap_v1, whole genome shotgun sequence, one genomic interval encodes:
- the LOC139890832 gene encoding antimicrobial ginkbilobin-2-like protein, translated as MSPSNRTFTFIVVVFLLHFVHTVIADDPTYLICSANSDNFTSYSPYEQNLNKLLGELNFKTSQNGFSNGSVGQYQAQTFGLSLCRGDVSPQDCMTCIANASSEIRKRCPTNKAATIWYDQCLLRYSDTNFSGQIDKEGMLYAWNVNNASDPMSFNSGTKRLLNGLSNMAYTDPKMFAAGVIALEGSQKLYGLVQCTRDLSSGDCKTCLDFTISQLPRCCDGKQGGRVISGSCNIRYEIYPFLSI; from the coding sequence ATGTCACCGTCAAACCGTACTTTTACTTTCATTGTTGTCGTTTTCCTGCTTCACTTTGTCCATACTGTTATCGCCGATGACCCGACGTACCTCATTTGTTCCGCTAATTCTGATAATTTTACCTCTTATAGTCCTTACGAACAAAACTTGAACAAACTCTTAGGTGAACTCAACTTCAAAACCTCTCAAAATGGCTTTTCAAATGGCTCTGTGGGCCAGTACCAAGCTCAAACATTCGGTCTTTCACTATGTCGTGGTGATGTATCACCTCAAGACTGTATGACTTGTATTGCTAATGCAAGTTCTGAAATACGCAAGCGTTGTCCAACCAACAAGGCTGCAACCATATGGTACGACCAGTGTCTATTGAGATATTCTGATACCAACTTCTCTGGCCAAATAGACAAAGAAGGTATGTTATACGCGTGGAACGTTAACAATGCAAGTGATCCAATGTCGTTTAACTCCGGAACCAAGAGACTATTGAATGGTTTGTCCAACATGGCTTACACCGACCCAAAAATGTTTGCGGCTGGGGTTATAGCCCTTGAAGGTTCACAAAAACTTTATGGGTTGGTTCAGTGCACAAGGGATCTATCAAGTGGTGATTGCAAGACTTGTTTGGACTTTACAATTAGTCAACTTCCAAGGTGTTGTGATGGAAAACAAGGTGGAAGAGTTATTAGTGGGAGTTGTAACATTAGATATGAGATCTATCcatttttaagtatttaa